A region of Bacillus cabrialesii DNA encodes the following proteins:
- a CDS encoding YezD family protein, with protein sequence MVSKSTIDPEVIEKIISSLETLDFGTVQITVHDSQVTQIEKIEKHRFSLKRKESK encoded by the coding sequence TTGGTTTCAAAATCAACCATTGATCCGGAAGTGATTGAAAAAATAATCAGCTCGCTGGAAACGCTCGATTTCGGCACCGTTCAGATTACGGTTCATGATTCTCAGGTGACCCAGATTGAAAAAATAGAAAAGCACCGTTTTTCACTGAAAAGGAAAGAATCAAAGTGA
- a CDS encoding DUF3900 domain-containing protein, whose translation MDFEIRFLSFYVIQVEGKDEQANKQFKHFQTLDTGEFEESELKDFLDGELKKIVKRKADRHPQSEQVPTKIGHFIVEPGHELDSNPNYNMFNRARLAKTKEDFNELSEQFVRTYLDTSAVRGGVFLVASAVPRKYFDESFVFIMKCDFEPKVARISDASSLIKKVEMAITTKNMKSIQYPYMPEEGMIEEGELKIHQSSHARYFEDFLKFVEYGESMPEIMKNQVMNMVQEHVYETFEDNSEELKQFEHDIEIWEASEKREIQERLDTHQVIEASAQIIEHTPEAQLKMKVGETEIKGLLADFGDSIHLAKVNGRYVALIEAETISFEKGSSPVEFYKPEGLHDVIERIKGKNINDD comes from the coding sequence ATGGATTTTGAAATTCGATTTTTATCCTTTTATGTTATACAAGTGGAAGGCAAGGATGAGCAGGCGAACAAGCAGTTCAAGCATTTCCAAACCCTTGATACAGGTGAATTTGAAGAAAGCGAGCTGAAGGATTTTCTCGACGGGGAGCTGAAAAAAATCGTCAAACGCAAAGCCGACCGCCATCCGCAGTCCGAGCAGGTTCCGACGAAAATCGGCCATTTTATCGTCGAGCCCGGTCACGAGCTAGATTCCAATCCGAACTATAACATGTTCAACCGCGCACGTTTGGCGAAAACAAAAGAGGACTTTAACGAGCTGAGCGAGCAGTTCGTCCGCACATACCTCGACACGAGCGCGGTCCGCGGCGGCGTGTTCCTCGTCGCTTCAGCCGTGCCGAGGAAATACTTCGATGAGTCATTTGTTTTCATCATGAAATGTGATTTTGAGCCGAAGGTCGCCCGCATCTCAGACGCATCTTCTCTCATTAAAAAAGTCGAAATGGCAATTACGACAAAAAATATGAAAAGCATTCAATACCCGTACATGCCTGAAGAAGGAATGATTGAGGAAGGCGAGCTGAAAATCCACCAGTCCTCGCACGCCCGCTATTTCGAGGACTTCCTGAAATTCGTCGAGTATGGCGAATCAATGCCGGAAATCATGAAAAACCAGGTCATGAACATGGTGCAGGAGCACGTCTACGAGACATTTGAAGACAACAGCGAAGAGCTCAAGCAGTTCGAGCACGACATCGAAATCTGGGAAGCAAGCGAAAAACGGGAAATCCAAGAGCGCCTCGACACCCATCAAGTGATCGAAGCCTCCGCCCAAATCATCGAGCACACGCCCGAGGCCCAGCTGAAAATGAAAGTCGGAGAAACAGAGATTAAGGGATTGCTAGCGGATTTTGGCGACTCCATTCATCTCGCAAAAGTGAACGGACGCTATGTCGCGCTGATTGAAGCCGAGACAATTTCGTTCGAGAAGGGCAGTTCGCCGGTGGAGTTTTATAAGCCTGAAGGGCTGCATGATGTGATTGAGCGGATAAAAGGGAAAAATATAAATGATGATTAG
- the yetL gene encoding transcriptional regulator YetL codes for MELKHLPKYKHITEHAETYANIDAGSLELFLSLFDISKKMNHVMEDYFAGSGLSEGKFKILMLLFDAKDHTLSPTELAKQSNVTKATITGLLDGLARDGFVSRRHHTEDKRKISIELTKEGKERLEQFLPGHFSKISAVMENYSDEEKDMFVKMLGDLFERLSVFKD; via the coding sequence ATGGAATTAAAACATTTACCGAAATATAAGCATATAACAGAGCACGCCGAGACGTATGCCAATATAGACGCCGGCTCTCTTGAATTGTTTTTATCTCTTTTTGATATCTCTAAAAAAATGAATCATGTGATGGAGGATTACTTCGCAGGCAGCGGGCTGTCAGAAGGAAAATTTAAAATCCTGATGCTGCTCTTTGATGCCAAGGACCACACCTTAAGTCCGACAGAGCTTGCCAAGCAATCCAACGTCACGAAAGCAACGATTACAGGTCTGCTGGACGGGCTGGCGAGGGACGGTTTTGTCAGCCGCAGGCATCACACAGAGGATAAACGAAAAATCAGCATTGAACTGACAAAGGAAGGCAAAGAACGGCTGGAGCAATTTCTGCCCGGCCACTTCAGCAAAATCTCCGCGGTGATGGAAAACTACAGCGACGAGGAAAAAGACATGTTTGTGAAGATGCTTGGTGATCTCTTTGAAAGGCTCAGCGTGTTTAAAGACTAA
- a CDS encoding VOC family protein, translating to MIKQIGTVAVYVEDQQKAKQFWAEKAGFDIAADHPMGPEASWLEVAPKGAETRLVLYPKAMMKGSEQMKASIVFECEDIFGTYEKMKVNGVEFLGEPNQMEWGTFVQFKDEDGHVFLLKE from the coding sequence ATGATTAAACAAATTGGCACTGTTGCTGTATATGTTGAAGACCAGCAAAAAGCGAAACAATTTTGGGCTGAAAAGGCCGGTTTTGATATTGCGGCAGACCACCCGATGGGACCCGAGGCAAGCTGGCTTGAGGTTGCGCCAAAAGGGGCCGAGACACGTTTAGTCCTTTACCCGAAAGCCATGATGAAAGGCTCTGAACAAATGAAGGCGTCAATCGTGTTTGAATGTGAAGACATCTTTGGTACATACGAGAAAATGAAAGTAAACGGTGTGGAATTTCTCGGTGAGCCGAATCAAATGGAGTGGGGCACCTTCGTTCAATTTAAGGACGAAGACGGCCATGTATTTTTATTGAAAGAATAA
- a CDS encoding Bax inhibitor-1/YccA family protein, with protein MQATVHESKQSIMQRILTVFVFTLLIATVGLFIGQFVPIALMLPLSILEVAMIILAFWMRRRKAVGYAFVYTFAFVSGITLFPIVSHYASIAGAYVVLEAFGSTFVIFAVLGTIGAKMKKDLSFLWSFLLVAVIALAVVGIFNIFSPLNSAAMMAYSVIGTIVFSLYILYDLNQIKHRHITEDLIPVMALSLYLDFINLFINLLRFFGILSSDD; from the coding sequence ATGCAAGCTACGGTTCACGAGAGTAAGCAATCGATCATGCAGCGCATTTTGACAGTCTTTGTCTTCACACTGCTGATCGCGACTGTCGGTCTTTTTATCGGCCAATTTGTTCCTATCGCTTTGATGCTGCCGCTTTCCATTCTTGAAGTGGCGATGATTATTCTGGCCTTCTGGATGCGCAGAAGAAAAGCGGTCGGGTATGCGTTTGTCTATACATTCGCGTTTGTTTCCGGCATTACCTTATTTCCGATCGTCAGCCACTACGCTTCCATCGCCGGCGCCTATGTCGTGCTTGAAGCCTTTGGCTCTACATTTGTCATTTTTGCCGTTCTGGGCACAATCGGCGCAAAAATGAAGAAGGATTTATCCTTCCTATGGTCATTTCTGCTGGTAGCGGTGATCGCGCTGGCAGTGGTTGGCATCTTCAACATTTTCAGCCCGTTAAACTCAGCGGCGATGATGGCGTATTCCGTGATCGGAACCATCGTCTTTTCCCTTTACATTTTGTATGATTTGAACCAAATCAAACACCGCCATATTACGGAAGACTTAATTCCGGTAATGGCATTATCGCTGTACCTTGACTTTATCAACTTGTTCATCAACCTGCTTCGTTTCTTCGGCATTTTGAGCAGTGATGATTAA
- a CDS encoding STAS domain-containing protein, with translation MNIDQLLYQYIIDNTADITEKWFSLRCQLKGELYSADNLSEETKKLLTEQHTFTNITIASAFLEDQTEFQENMAKWALAIAKNRVEQDVQVHEVVEAISNSRISFWDAVVSFIKENREIVTNEDADRWNRIVNQSFDKLIIEFSEQYQKFTLMRLTSQQELISELGCPVISIADGIGILPLIGSIDTKRAQVILETVPVRCIERKITSLVVDLSGVPIVDTMVAQQLYNLSKTLFLLGVKAVFSGIRPDVAQTSIQLGLDFSEYETYGTLKQALENMGVRCIVEELEENK, from the coding sequence GTGAATATCGATCAATTATTATATCAATATATCATAGACAACACTGCGGATATTACCGAGAAATGGTTCAGTTTGCGATGTCAGCTGAAAGGCGAGCTATATTCCGCCGACAATTTAAGTGAAGAAACGAAAAAGCTCTTAACCGAGCAGCATACGTTTACCAATATAACAATCGCAAGCGCGTTTTTGGAGGATCAAACCGAGTTTCAGGAAAATATGGCAAAATGGGCGCTGGCCATTGCGAAAAACAGGGTAGAGCAAGATGTTCAAGTGCATGAGGTCGTAGAAGCCATATCAAACTCAAGAATTTCATTCTGGGATGCGGTCGTTTCATTTATAAAAGAGAACCGGGAGATCGTCACAAATGAGGATGCAGACCGATGGAACCGCATTGTGAATCAGTCGTTCGATAAGCTGATTATTGAATTTTCCGAGCAGTACCAAAAATTTACGCTGATGCGGCTCACGTCTCAGCAGGAACTGATTTCTGAGCTTGGCTGCCCGGTGATTTCCATTGCCGATGGAATCGGAATATTGCCGCTTATCGGCTCTATTGATACGAAACGGGCACAGGTCATTTTAGAAACAGTGCCCGTCCGCTGTATCGAGAGAAAAATCACAAGTCTTGTCGTTGATCTTTCGGGTGTTCCGATTGTGGATACCATGGTGGCGCAGCAATTGTACAACCTGTCAAAAACGCTTTTCTTGCTAGGGGTCAAAGCTGTATTTTCAGGGATTCGGCCGGATGTGGCCCAGACATCAATTCAATTGGGGCTTGATTTCAGCGAATATGAAACGTACGGCACGCTGAAGCAGGCATTAGAAAATATGGGCGTCCGCTGTATTGTTGAGGAATTGGAAGAAAACAAATAG
- the cypD gene encoding bifunctional P-450/NADPH--P450 reductase, protein MKETSPIPQPKTFGPLGNLPLIDKDKPTLSLIKLAEEQGPIFQIHTPAGTTIVVSGHELVKEVCDEERFDKSIEGALEKVRAFSGDGLFTSWTHEPNWRKAHNILMPTFSQRAMKDYHEKMVDIAVQLIQKWARLNPNEAVDVPGDMTRLTLDTIGLCGFNYRFNSYYRETPHPFINSMVRALDEAMHQMQRLDVQDKLMVRTKRQFHHDIQTMFSLVDSIIAERRSNGDQDEKDLLARMLNVGDPETGEKLDDENIRFQIITFLIAGHETTSGLLSFATYFLLKHPDKLNKAYDEVDRVLTDAAPTYKQVLELKYIRMILNESLRLWPTAPAFSLYPKEDTVIGGKYPITTKDRISVLIPHLHRDRDAWGEDAEQFRPERFEHQDQVPHHAYKPFGNGQRACIGMQFALHEATLVLGMILKYFTLIDHENYELDIKQTLTLKPGDFRIRVQTRYQEAIHADIPAAEKAPPDEQKEKRETKGASVIGLNNRPLLVLYGSDTGTAEGVARELADTASLHGVRTEAAPLNDQIGKLPKEGAVVIVTSSYNGKPPSNAAQFVQWLQEIKPGELEGVHYAVFGCGDHNWASTYQYVPRFIDEQLEEKGATRFSARGEGDVSGDFEGQLDEWKKSMWADAIKAFGLELNENADKDRSTLSLQFVRGLGESPLARSYEAAHASIAENRELQSANSDRSTRHIEIVLPPDVEYREGDHLGVLPRNSQTNVSRVLHRFGLKGSDHVTLSASGRSAGHLPLGRPVSLHDLLSYSVEVQEAATRAQIRELAAFTACPPHKRELEELAAEGVYQEQILKKRISMLDLLEQYEACDMPFERFLELLRPLKPRYYSISSSPRVNPGQASITVGVVRGPAWSGRGEYRGVASNDLAERQAGDDIVMFVRTPESRFQLPEDPETPIIMVGPGTGVAPFRGFLQARSALKREGKTLGEAHLYFGCRNDRDFIYRDELEQFEKDGIVTVHTAFSRKEGLPKTYVQHLMADHAETLISILDRGGRLYVCGDGSKMAPDVEEALQKAYQSVHGTGEQEAQNWLKHLQDTGMYAKDVWSGM, encoded by the coding sequence ATGAAGGAAACAAGCCCGATTCCTCAGCCGAAGACGTTTGGGCCGCTCGGCAATTTGCCTTTAATTGATAAAGACAAACCGACGCTTTCGCTGATCAAACTGGCGGAAGAGCAAGGTCCGATTTTTCAAATCCATACACCCGCGGGCACGACCATTGTGGTGTCCGGCCATGAATTGGTGAAAGAGGTTTGTGATGAAGAACGGTTCGATAAAAGCATTGAAGGCGCCTTGGAGAAGGTTCGCGCGTTTTCCGGTGACGGATTGTTTACAAGCTGGACGCATGAGCCTAACTGGAGAAAAGCCCACAACATTCTGATGCCGACATTCAGCCAGCGGGCCATGAAGGACTATCATGAGAAAATGGTCGACATCGCCGTCCAGCTCATTCAAAAATGGGCCAGACTTAATCCGAATGAAGCAGTCGATGTCCCGGGGGATATGACGAGGCTGACGCTCGATACAATTGGGCTGTGCGGGTTTAACTATCGCTTTAACAGCTACTACAGAGAAACGCCCCACCCGTTTATCAACAGCATGGTGCGTGCGCTGGATGAAGCGATGCACCAGATGCAGCGGCTTGATGTTCAAGACAAACTGATGGTCAGAACAAAGCGCCAATTTCATCATGACATTCAAACGATGTTTTCGTTAGTCGACAGCATTATTGCGGAGCGCAGGTCGAATGGAGACCAGGATGAAAAAGATTTGCTTGCCCGTATGCTGAATGTGGGAGATCCGGAAACGGGTGAAAAGCTCGACGATGAAAATATCCGTTTTCAAATCATAACGTTTTTGATTGCCGGACATGAAACAACGAGCGGCTTGCTTTCCTTTGCGACCTACTTTTTATTGAAGCATCCTGACAAACTGAATAAGGCGTATGATGAGGTCGACAGGGTGCTGACAGACGCAGCGCCGACCTACAAACAAGTGCTGGAGCTAAAATACATACGGATGATTTTAAATGAATCACTGCGCTTATGGCCGACGGCTCCGGCTTTCAGTCTTTATCCAAAAGAAGACACAGTCATTGGCGGAAAATATCCGATTACAACGAAAGACAGAATTTCTGTGCTGATTCCGCACCTTCATCGTGATCGGGATGCTTGGGGAGAGGACGCTGAACAATTCCGGCCGGAACGGTTCGAACATCAGGACCAAGTGCCTCATCATGCGTACAAGCCGTTCGGAAATGGACAGCGGGCCTGTATCGGCATGCAGTTTGCCCTTCATGAAGCCACACTCGTGCTGGGCATGATTTTAAAATATTTCACGTTAATTGATCATGAGAATTATGAGCTAGATATCAAACAAACCTTGACACTCAAGCCGGGCGATTTTCGTATCAGGGTTCAAACCCGGTATCAGGAAGCCATTCATGCGGACATCCCGGCAGCTGAAAAAGCGCCGCCCGATGAGCAAAAAGAGAAAAGGGAAACAAAAGGTGCATCAGTCATCGGCCTTAACAACCGCCCGCTTCTCGTGCTGTACGGCTCTGATACCGGCACCGCAGAAGGCGTAGCCCGGGAGCTTGCGGATACAGCCAGTCTTCACGGTGTAAGGACCGAAGCGGCACCTTTGAACGACCAGATTGGAAAGCTGCCGAAAGAGGGAGCGGTGGTTATTGTGACCTCTTCCTATAACGGAAAACCGCCAAGCAATGCGGCCCAGTTCGTGCAGTGGCTTCAAGAAATCAAACCGGGTGAGCTTGAGGGCGTTCATTACGCGGTTTTTGGCTGCGGCGACCATAACTGGGCGAGCACATATCAGTACGTGCCGAGATTCATTGATGAGCAGCTTGAAGAGAAAGGCGCGACTCGCTTTTCTGCGCGAGGGGAGGGTGATGTAAGCGGTGACTTTGAAGGGCAGCTTGACGAGTGGAAAAAAAGCATGTGGGCGGACGCCATCAAAGCATTCGGGCTGGAGCTTAATGAAAACGCCGATAAGGACCGAAGCACGCTGAGCCTTCAGTTTGTCAGAGGGCTTGGAGAGTCCCCTCTGGCCCGATCGTACGAAGCGGCTCACGCATCCATCGCCGAAAATCGTGAACTCCAATCCGCAAACAGCGACCGGAGCACCCGCCATATCGAAATCGTATTGCCGCCGGATGTTGAATATCGGGAGGGCGACCACCTTGGCGTATTGCCGAGGAACAGCCAAACCAATGTCAGCCGGGTTCTTCACCGCTTCGGTCTGAAGGGAAGCGATCACGTGACATTGTCGGCAAGCGGGCGCAGTGCGGGGCATCTGCCTTTAGGGCGACCTGTCAGTCTGCATGATCTTCTCAGCTACAGCGTCGAGGTGCAGGAAGCCGCCACAAGGGCGCAAATAAGGGAGCTGGCGGCATTTACAGCCTGCCCGCCGCATAAGCGCGAATTAGAAGAGCTGGCTGCAGAGGGTGTTTATCAGGAGCAAATATTGAAAAAACGGATTTCCATGCTGGATCTGCTTGAACAATATGAAGCGTGCGACATGCCGTTTGAACGATTTTTAGAGCTTTTACGGCCGTTAAAACCGAGATATTATTCGATTTCAAGCTCTCCAAGAGTGAATCCGGGGCAAGCATCGATTACCGTTGGTGTCGTGCGCGGCCCCGCGTGGAGCGGCCGCGGCGAATACAGGGGCGTTGCTTCAAATGACTTAGCTGAGCGCCAAGCGGGTGATGATATCGTCATGTTTGTGCGCACACCGGAATCCCGGTTTCAGCTTCCGGAAGACCCTGAAACCCCAATCATTATGGTCGGCCCGGGCACTGGAGTAGCCCCATTCCGCGGTTTTCTCCAAGCACGCTCAGCTTTAAAGCGGGAGGGAAAAACGCTCGGTGAAGCTCATCTCTATTTCGGATGCAGGAACGATCGTGATTTTATTTACCGCGATGAGCTTGAGCAGTTTGAAAAAGACGGAATCGTCACTGTCCACACAGCCTTTTCCAGAAAAGAGGGCTTGCCGAAAACGTATGTCCAGCATCTCATGGCGGACCACGCAGAAACATTAATTTCAATTCTTGATCGCGGAGGCAGGCTCTATGTATGCGGTGACGGAAGCAAAATGGCCCCAGATGTGGAGGAGGCGCTACAAAAAGCGTATCAGTCTGTTCATGGCACAGGTGAACAAGAAGCGCAAAACTGGCTGAAACATCTGCAAGATACGGGCATGTATGCCAAAGATGTTTGGTCGGGGATGTAA
- a CDS encoding excalibur calcium-binding domain-containing protein: protein MQKWIGKRPTMGQKTLFSKYKRLLQDAERVTLSSQENVLKIIEAECDKKSGRELKGVLALTTQSIFFVSKYEQITYEYSQINEIEVRTDGKDKNSWILSLKIGRLKRTFDDIKKNDDSQEFIEILEYMISNQSKEILTTVTHDFDYFLHAEKLIDLQNRNVKITSFLMKRDNLSLMKNGERLLREKHKNAALIAEGFFQEDGQSNGNFIVLDNQVVYLYEFDNKERKSKLLNKWDFKYFSNAVIDRFAIKTVINVTETGESLIINISGKEFVSILNAANIPLKQKKRKWYQKILGFRSGKWWKRVIASLVYLMIFLLIFNTFFDEKNKEANSVKSSDKTSVSKTEQKAEQTENQSKHEDNKQQDNKSKQEEKAKKQAEEARLAEEKRKQAEEKRKQAEEKRKQAEEARLAEEKRKQEEEERLAQEKRKQEKEVQQAEAQEQQTNVYYKNCTAARQAGVAPIHSGEPGYAKHLDRDGDGIACDR, encoded by the coding sequence ATGCAAAAGTGGATAGGTAAACGCCCTACAATGGGCCAAAAAACCTTATTTTCAAAGTATAAAAGATTATTACAAGACGCAGAAAGGGTCACATTATCGTCGCAAGAAAATGTTCTAAAGATTATTGAAGCTGAATGTGATAAAAAAAGTGGTAGAGAATTAAAAGGGGTATTAGCACTTACTACCCAATCCATTTTCTTTGTTTCTAAGTACGAACAAATAACATATGAATATTCACAAATTAATGAAATTGAAGTAAGAACTGATGGAAAAGATAAAAATAGTTGGATTTTAAGCCTTAAGATAGGCCGTTTAAAACGTACCTTCGATGATATTAAGAAAAATGATGATAGCCAAGAATTTATAGAGATTTTAGAATACATGATATCTAATCAATCAAAAGAAATTCTAACTACCGTTACACATGATTTTGATTATTTTTTACATGCTGAAAAATTAATTGATTTACAAAATCGAAATGTTAAAATTACTTCTTTTCTAATGAAGAGGGATAATCTAAGTCTTATGAAAAATGGCGAACGATTATTGCGTGAAAAACATAAAAATGCTGCCTTGATAGCGGAAGGCTTTTTCCAAGAGGATGGACAAAGTAACGGTAATTTTATTGTACTCGACAATCAAGTGGTGTACTTATATGAATTTGATAATAAAGAAAGAAAATCCAAACTATTAAATAAGTGGGATTTTAAATACTTTTCTAACGCGGTTATAGATCGATTTGCAATAAAAACAGTTATCAATGTTACGGAAACAGGAGAAAGTTTGATTATAAATATATCTGGCAAGGAATTTGTTTCTATTTTAAATGCTGCAAATATTCCTCTTAAGCAGAAGAAGCGGAAATGGTATCAAAAAATATTAGGGTTTCGAAGTGGTAAGTGGTGGAAAAGAGTTATTGCTTCATTGGTTTACCTGATGATATTTTTGTTAATATTTAATACGTTTTTTGACGAGAAAAATAAAGAAGCTAACTCTGTAAAATCAAGTGATAAAACATCTGTTTCAAAGACCGAACAAAAGGCAGAACAGACAGAAAATCAAAGCAAACATGAAGATAATAAACAACAAGATAATAAGAGTAAGCAAGAAGAAAAAGCAAAAAAGCAAGCAGAAGAAGCACGACTAGCAGAAGAAAAACGTAAGCAAGCAGAAGAAAAACGTAAGCAAGCAGAAGAAAAACGTAAGCAAGCAGAAGAAGCACGACTAGCGGAAGAAAAACGTAAGCAAGAGGAAGAAGAGCGACTAGCACAAGAAAAGCGTAAGCAAGAGAAAGAGGTACAACAAGCAGAGGCACAAGAACAACAGACTAATGTGTATTACAAAAATTGTACCGCAGCACGGCAAGCTGGTGTTGCCCCTATACATTCTGGTGAACCAGGGTATGCGAAACATCTTGACCGTGATGGTGATGGTATTGCTTGTGATCGCTAA
- the hmoA gene encoding heme-degrading oxygenase HmoA, with product MFVQLRKMTVKEGHADKVIERFSAEGIIEKQEGLIDVTVLEKNVRRGDEEVVVMIRWESEDYWKQWEKSDAHIAGHKANKGKSKPDYLINTEVSMYHVRAVKQGTYHQ from the coding sequence ATGTTTGTTCAATTGAGAAAAATGACGGTAAAAGAAGGCCATGCAGATAAAGTCATTGAACGTTTCAGCGCTGAAGGAATCATTGAAAAACAAGAAGGTTTAATTGATGTGACAGTGCTTGAAAAAAACGTCCGCCGCGGCGATGAGGAAGTTGTTGTCATGATTCGCTGGGAATCTGAAGATTACTGGAAGCAATGGGAAAAAAGCGATGCGCATATCGCCGGCCATAAAGCGAACAAAGGCAAATCAAAGCCTGACTATCTGATCAACACTGAGGTGAGCATGTATCATGTACGTGCTGTCAAACAAGGGACATATCATCAATAA
- a CDS encoding FAD-dependent oxidoreductase: MKHILIAGGGIGGLSAAISLSQAGFSVTLCEASSENRKTGAGILQPQNALAVLKELGVFEECCKHGFQTEWFKTFDAQGNLLFQVSESFLDDTLPGRNNILRKTLNDILMKHAEAAGADIKWGKKIVSYEETAESVTAVCEDGEKMQADILAGFDGIHSAVRDKMLQKETEKEHLGMGAWRFYIELPDFTFEDATLMYRSGDTQIGVVPLAEHAGYVFVLQACTSDYWDEEDTRFDRVKEILSGFPGLNFVTKHMSKEHPVMFNKLEQVAVQELWYKGRVVIGGDAAHAGAPTLAQGAAMAIEDAIVLAEELKNHADIETAFHAYYKRRAPRALKVQNLSSEIVRRGLKGEPGAEELIGECYAVLREGY; the protein is encoded by the coding sequence ATGAAACATATTTTAATAGCGGGAGGCGGAATCGGCGGACTGTCAGCGGCCATTTCCCTTAGTCAAGCAGGGTTTTCCGTCACCTTGTGTGAGGCTTCTTCAGAAAACCGGAAAACAGGTGCGGGGATTCTTCAGCCGCAAAATGCACTGGCCGTCTTGAAAGAATTGGGCGTCTTCGAAGAGTGCTGTAAGCATGGTTTTCAAACAGAATGGTTTAAAACGTTTGATGCGCAGGGAAATCTGCTGTTTCAAGTCAGTGAATCCTTTTTAGACGATACACTTCCGGGACGCAATAATATCCTGCGAAAAACGCTAAATGACATTCTCATGAAACATGCCGAAGCAGCGGGTGCAGACATCAAGTGGGGGAAAAAGATTGTCTCCTATGAAGAAACGGCTGAATCGGTTACTGCCGTATGTGAAGACGGAGAAAAGATGCAGGCTGACATTCTGGCAGGCTTTGACGGCATCCACTCCGCTGTTCGCGATAAGATGCTGCAAAAGGAAACAGAAAAAGAGCACCTCGGCATGGGGGCGTGGCGCTTTTATATCGAGCTTCCTGATTTTACATTTGAGGACGCGACATTGATGTATAGAAGCGGAGACACACAAATTGGCGTCGTGCCATTGGCAGAACACGCCGGCTATGTCTTCGTTCTCCAGGCTTGCACGAGTGATTACTGGGATGAGGAAGATACCCGGTTTGATAGAGTGAAAGAGATTCTCTCTGGCTTTCCGGGGCTGAATTTTGTCACAAAGCATATGTCAAAAGAGCATCCTGTCATGTTTAACAAACTGGAACAGGTCGCCGTGCAGGAGCTATGGTACAAAGGCCGCGTCGTCATTGGAGGAGACGCCGCCCATGCCGGAGCGCCGACTTTGGCACAAGGAGCGGCAATGGCCATCGAGGATGCCATCGTCCTCGCCGAAGAACTCAAAAACCACGCCGACATCGAAACTGCATTTCATGCGTATTACAAAAGAAGAGCCCCAAGAGCGCTCAAAGTCCAGAACCTATCCTCAGAAATCGTCCGCCGCGGGCTGAAAGGAGAGCCGGGAGCGGAAGAGCTGATCGGGGAGTGCTATGCGGTGTTGAGGGAAGGGTATTAA